In Silene latifolia isolate original U9 population chromosome 6, ASM4854445v1, whole genome shotgun sequence, the genomic window AATGGTGTGGTAGTCACCATTGGAGTTATTTGCATTATATGATGAACTAGGTGGGAAATTTGGAGGGCACTTCTTCAAGCTTGAAGCTGCCAGTATTACACGGCCGAGTGCTCAATCCACTTGACCTAGTGCTTTGTTGCTCGGCCGAGTGGaccttttcactcgatcgagtgacccgtTTATGCCCCGTTTTGCGTGTTTTCAAGCAAGTATTGAGTAGATACCCATGTTTAGTGACGATAATGATCCCTTGGTGGTTGGATGGACATAAAAGGATTTATATGGTTGACTTtcgtgaattgtttacgtttgaacATAGTACTTAGTGTGTTATTATTACTTGAGATGTTGTTATTACTTAATGTATTATTATTCAAGGTGTATCTAATTAATCAATAGCAATAGGACATGATTAAATAGGCGTTGAAGGCATATGATAATCTTATGTTACATGTGATGATTCCATGTCCTTATAGTAAGCACCGTTTGTGAATTTCATGATAGTTTTCGATGCATAAAGGAATCTTATAATGGTTATAGACGGGAATACTCGAATGAACTGGAAATAAACATAaatacatgtgtgatcatgtgataCATTTGACGCGGCATATACGTGACATGACGATGGTAATTGACCTCTATTAGAATACATAATCTATTACAAGATGATGATCATTTTATCGAGTCGTATGTTTCGTAGGTAGTTTACAGGTATATCCATGTTTTTGAGCATTGaatttcgggacgaagttctcttttagggggagtgaatgtaacaatcgGAAAGTTAAGGAAAGAAACCAAACATTGTGAGAGCGAAAATGTCGAGGGAGCCTTGCATGAGAAACGTTTGTATGTAAGAGTTGAGAAGCATTTGTATGTAAGAGTTGATAAGTGTTTGTGTATAAGAAAGTGGATACGGTAAAGTGATCAGGAAAGAAGAGAGACTCGAGATATCGGTGGGAATGAGGGAGTGAGgcgaatttcggggacgaagttcattatAAGGGGGGAAAATTGTAATACCCGGATTCTTTGGGGCCCGCAAAagtaccttgggatgcgtgaggagACCTCAGGACGGGTGGGGGAACTACTCAGAAGCAAGGGATGAACGTATACTAGACCAAGTGTGACCTAGACTAAACCTAGTTGTGCTGCAGTGGACCGAGTTAGTTGAGGGTTTACTTAATCAAGTGgttgacactcggtcgagtgggcgaacactcgaccgagtgccaatgAACATCAGCCGATAAACGCCAATTTCGGGATTTCACGTTATCTTATACAAATCATTTCATCCTCCTTCATTCTTATtctaaactctctcccttctctctagaACCTCCACAAAAACATTCTTATAGGTTTAAAGCTTGATTTGGTGGATTGTTCATCTTCCTTCTTCCTTCCTCTTACattgtaagttaagatctaccattctctaattagtttaaaccctaacttttgggggtttttgttttgggtaattaattagtaattagtatgtataatatgggtaattaatgggtaataagGGGCTTTGTATTGTATAATAGTGTAGGATGCCTTATGATAGTTATTGTGTggtttgtataggatgagacggtttcatgAGACTGAATTGGGTCGGATTCGAGTAGCGCATGAagatatgctaaaaggtaggttaatcctactatGTTTTAATAATGTGTgtgcatatttgtgtgtctttTACATCATTTGCATATTTTGAGTTGTATTGCATCACATGATAATGTTTGAAGATCTTGGCGAGTCTCTTATGTTGTTGGAAATGCATTGTAACATGATATTggtttatgaagactcaaggagtCGGGATAATTGAGTAATAGAGATGCATGACATGTTAAAGAGTGTATTTCATAATTAGTCTCACTATTAATGTGGCTTATTGCATATcatatcattgttgttgttgaggatGTGGTAGTTGATTGCGGAGACTTAagatggttgggagaccgtcttacgcttgagtcgcctcttggagcttctcaCTTCAAGatggatgtgcatattaatggcttgagtacggagggactcgtgttgTTGAGACATGACGTCTGGCAGGAGATCCAAGTCGTtctcgggcccggtaccacgaacgtgttccgagtacctgtttgtgaggtgtggtgtcgtgggtgTGTCCCTAACACCAGCGGTTGTTGGTACATCTGGGCGTGTCTCAGTACCGGTGTGGTGTTTGTATAATCATGTCTCATTCATATAATTGGCATGTTACATATTTATCTATAATGTTGTGTCGTATGTTTATTTATTGAGACTGAGTGTTATGTgtatgtgtaaattgtcacctatttccgagatggcttgtgtcgatccataagatattttcgatcatatggggagcaggttagtaGAGGTTGGTTTAATgtcacgtgggagacgggacaAGCATCGAATTTTAAGTCGAGTAGCATAGATAGATAACTTAGTTGATAGACAAGTTGTATAATGTCTAGTTCAcatttgttattcatttattcattcatttgtaaatcactaaacttattatttatttaagttgtttcttaattgcaactccgattcgccgcctcggaaaaccgagatggtaatatcgtCCCATTActttggccgggtaagaagagagtgttacaatcaccccggtatgagagcccacccaaacttctcttatggttcacaaaatgtccaaaaccccacCTTCCGATCAAAACCACAATTCACACCTAACGTCCAAGCGCAAAAGCAAACTCAAACCTTTAACCAAGGACCACCCGGTTTTTAAGGAAGAAATTTTTAACCAAGACCACAATTCCAATCACTTAACCAACCAATCACACAACTTTTCCAACAAACCACTCAACCAACATTTCAACAAAACCAACAACCTCTCCAGCAATAACAAGCATAACCTAAGTCCAACTTGGAGCTCATGATTGAGCAATTGATGACCAACAAAAACTAATTCATCACTAGCTCAAATCAAAAGCAAGAAGAGGCCACATCCTCAATCAACCAATTGAGGAGTTAAGTGCAAGCATCTCAAAGGATAACGGATAACCAAATCTCACAATTTGCCTCTCAAGTGAGCCAATTGCAAAACCCAAATGGGAGATTTCCAGGTAAAACCGAGGAAAACCCAAAGACCATCAATGCTAtacacttgaggagtggtacagaGTTGGAGGGTCGTGCATCCTTTAAGAAAAGAAAGAGTAGTCAACCAGAGCTTGTGGTTAAGCCACcaaagaaggttgaagatgagcTTGTGGAAATTGTTATAGAGACACTCATGGTGATTGATGAGACGCCCAAGGTGGTTGAAGAACCCAAGCAACATGTTATAAAGCCATATGTGCCACCAATCCCTTTCCTAAACGGTTGGCAGGAGCAAAACTTAAGCAAAAGTATGGAAAGTTCTTAGATATGATGAAGGGAATGAGCATCAGTATTCGTTTCATTGATGCTATCAAGGAAATTCCAACTTATGAGAAATTCATGAAGGAGTTGATTTATAACTAGAACTCCTTAGATGCTTCAACAACGattaatttgtctaaagaagttAGATACATTATAATGAATGAGTTACCCCAAAAGCTTGAATACCAGGGGGGTTTCTGAATACTTTGTGCTATTGGGACCATTCGCATTAAAAGGGCCCTGTATGACTTGGGATCTAGCATTAGCCTTATGCCACCCTAGATCATCAAAAAGTTCAAGGATTTTGAATTCTCCCCGACAAGAGTATTCTTGCAACTAGTGGATAGGTCGGTGAGGTATCCATTTTGCCTTATGGAGGATGTTCCCCTCAAAGTGGGTAAGCTTGTGATACCTTCGATTTTTATGCCATGGATATCCccgaggattccaacattcctatcatattgggcaCCCTTACATTGCCACGGGGGGTGCCTTAATTGATGTTAAGAATGAGAAACTATCCCTCCAAATTGGTGAAGATAAGATGGAATTTTCATTGAGCAAGGTTATGCATGAGCTTCTGAGGGAAAAACTTGTTATATGGttgatatcctagaagcttgtaTTGAAGAGAAGCAAGTTTAAGGGGATAATAGCCTACAAGGGTTTCTTGAGGGCATGATGAAGGATTGCAAGGAGCATAGAGAATAAGCATTGGCTATGGAATCAACAATCTTGGAAGATTCCAACAATGAATTTGAAAGCTTGAGTAAGGACGGTAAAAAAGAGGAGAGATCCacgcctcctcaagtggagttgaaaACCCTTCCCTCTACTCTTAAGCATGCTTTTCTTGGTTCTAATGACACTTATCCCATTATTGTCCATAGTGCACTCAATGACAACGAACTTCAAAGATTGTTTGATGTTGTGAGAAAATACACGGATATCATTGGGTACTCAATTAGCGATATCAAGGGAATTAGCCCTTCTTTTTGCACCCATCGCATTCACTTGAAAAATAAGGGTTCATTATCCATAGAGCCTCAACGCCGCCTTAACTCCACAGTGAAAGAGGTGGTTAGGAATGAGGTGTTGAATCTTTATGATGCAAGTATTATTTGCGCTATCTCCGATAGTGCATGGGTGAGTCCGGTTCATATTGTGCCAAATAAGGGTGGTGTTACCGTGGTAACTAATGACAAGAATGAGTTAATCCTAACAAGAATTACAACGGATTGAAGAATATGTATAGATTATAGACGCCTCAATAAGGCGACTAGGAAAGACCATTTTCCCCTTTCATTCCTTGACCGaatgttggaaagacttgcccaacattctcaattttttttatctTGACGGGGTTTCGGGATTttttcaaatccccattcactctaatgaccaagaaaagaccacatTCACTTGTCCGTTTGGCACCTCTACCTATAGGCGCATGCCCTTTGGGCTATGCAGTGCGCCGACTGTAGACATGCCACCTACTCGCCAacccaatctgtggacgtatagcggtcttttgaaagccacgctcggcggcataaaaatgatttcgaccggatcgttttagatcggtcggtttcgtctcggcaagggtctcgaaacgatgcaagagatgttcggagtcgccaccaagaatttgtgggatgcttggaacccgttcgaatccactttatacctaggtcaaccaaggtaaaaagcggtgtttgacataggtactaaagataaggagtcgtccctctttagcatcctatctctagaatgactatcgtacgccctggataaggttttccactatccaaagtttctgagtaagaggtgaaagtacgtattgagaagccctttaatcgTACATCCAATCCCGCGCGCGGCAGCTACCTCTACTAATCGaccttggttggttaaatgcaaaagttgataaaacgggtaaatgcatgaatgcgcatccacaagtttgaacctaacatgtgagctttctatgtcggttgtttatccaaatatcaagtaattaatgtcaagttggatttagtgtttATTTTCATGGatgacagaaattaaacatctattaaccgagttaggtttatggtgcataacgtgatccatttgtcttagaaaggcattttgcaaataaaatgtaaaagGGGCAGATttgtcgtctgatccgtcctgtattcgggttgaccgaagtcgggatcgtcctagacaagtgctagaaAGGGAGCAGGATCTGTATCAGacgaaattaaacatccatttccCTACTGTATCATGGCCAGTTTTGGTAATTTTCCATGGTGACGCTCTTAACCACTCACCGAAACGTAGCTCATCATCATCATATGGACCATCGTTGCAATCTTTTTCTCCATGCCCAATAACACCACAACCATAACTGAAAATAGGAATTCGCTCATACATGACGTCAAAATCTATAACCCGCCCCTCGTTCACCTTAATCGACACAGTAGATTTCAGAGGTTGTTTAATGTCATACATCACCTGAATACTAATCGCTCTATCCAGTTCACTATGCTGCCCCATCTCCACATCAATGTACGTCCCCAAACAGGTCCCAATTTTCTGTGCATTCTTAATAATAGACTGTCCCAAAACAGATAAGTCATACACTCGAGTCCAATTAGGAATATGGAAAAGAGGTACATCCGTAAGCATAACTGAATTGTCCAGTTCATTAAAGCACCACGCATATTTGTCAAAATGTCATGGTTGGCTCTAAAGAACCCTAACTTTATCACAATCAGACCCGAATCAAAAGACAAAAAGCTTATCTTTAGCATTAATAACATTACTGAGCATAGGTTTAGAAGGGTTCCATAGCTTAATTATCGTGTCAGTGGCCGCCTTGACGTTGATAGATCTCGTTGTCCAAATCTTCCTGACAAGCGTAAAACGATGATTCTCCTCCCCCTCATTTCCGTCCTCCTCCCAATACACCGCTGTAGATGACGAAAccacttcatcacccatcaacCCGTTCCCATCCCGCAATTGGCCTCGTGTCACACTCATGTTTTGGACCTGCATTGAGAAACaaaagcaaaaacaaaaaaaaatgcataAAGACGATTCTCACGATAAAAAATCGAGAGAAAAAGCCTCGAGAAAGAGGAAACCCTAACAAACCAAAGACGGAACCCTAGGAGCCTCTAGGACTTTTTACTAAAGTGGTTAAATGTTGTTTATTTTAATAGATTATCATAACTTGTATTagattattgtaatttttattttattagctATTATGGTCACTCGTTTCGGATTATTGCCACTTGTATCAGACTACTGTAATTTTTCTTTTGTTAGACACTAAAAGTATTATTTTGCAAACACAATATAAATAATCCATCATAAAAGTCTACATACATAAAAAGGTTTAAAAACACACAACATAAAAGTGCACAAACACAATAATCTATAAACGATCTAATACGACTCTATTCCTCATCATTCCTCACTAAGACTATCATCACCATCCACTTTACGCCAAACTCGATCGTCGGGTATTTGGCGATGACCCTCACGTCTTATGTTttaacgagcattaatcaatGGGCCTACACACATCATCATGTTGCGGAAGAACTGAAGCTGTTTTATGTCATCTGCAATCTTTCTAGCCTCAGCAAACTGGTCAAGTAAAGCGTGTGCAGTCTACAAAATGAAAACGTAAATCCGGCATTAGACATGATCGAGAAACGTACAGTAATAAAAAAATATACTAAATGAAAAAACATT contains:
- the LOC141588782 gene encoding uncharacterized protein LOC141588782; protein product: MLTDVPLFHIPNWTRVYDLSVLGQSIIKNAQKIGTCLGTYIDVEMGQHSELDRAISIQVMYDIKQPLKSTVSIKVNEGRVIDFDVMYERIPIFSYGCGVIGHGEKDCNDGPYDDDELRFGEWLRASPWKITKTGHDTVGKWMFNFV